One window of the Blastocatellia bacterium genome contains the following:
- a CDS encoding D-alanine--D-alanine ligase has translation MRKLRVAVIFGGRSGEHEVSLRSAASIIRAMDKSKYEILPIAITKEGRWLSPMDSTKLLPQDVLRDLGQPVALLPDPTTAALVRFDGELRAIRQEKVDVFFPVLHGPYGEDGTIQGLFEMANVPYVGCGVLASALGMDKDVMKRLFREAGLPVVRFIAFRRTEWERSPRSLLRRAQQEIGLPCFVKPASLGSSVGISKVKKSAQLADAIALAAKYDVKIMIEEAITCREIEVSVLGNEDPIASIPGEIVPGAEFYDYADKYINNAAQLIIPAKLPKRLVREFQRLAIRAFQTIDGSGLARVDFFLERGTNRILINEINTMPGFTEISMYPKLWEASGIPYSQLIDRLIELALERHREKSRSRTSYEELPLLLNR, from the coding sequence ATGAGGAAGCTGCGCGTGGCGGTGATCTTTGGCGGTCGGTCTGGAGAGCACGAGGTCTCCTTGCGATCGGCAGCCTCGATCATTCGCGCCATGGACAAGAGCAAATACGAGATCCTCCCGATCGCGATCACCAAGGAAGGCCGATGGCTCTCTCCGATGGACTCCACGAAGCTTCTGCCCCAGGACGTCCTTCGTGACCTTGGACAACCGGTCGCGTTGCTGCCGGATCCGACGACGGCGGCGCTCGTCCGCTTCGACGGCGAGCTACGGGCAATTCGCCAGGAGAAGGTGGACGTCTTCTTCCCCGTCCTGCATGGGCCGTATGGGGAAGATGGAACGATCCAGGGCCTCTTCGAAATGGCGAACGTGCCATACGTCGGCTGCGGTGTGCTGGCTTCGGCCTTGGGGATGGATAAGGACGTCATGAAGAGGCTCTTTCGCGAAGCCGGATTGCCCGTCGTCCGGTTCATCGCCTTTCGGCGAACAGAATGGGAGCGCTCCCCTCGCTCTCTCTTGCGACGCGCACAGCAAGAGATTGGCCTGCCGTGCTTCGTGAAACCGGCCAGCCTTGGCTCTTCGGTCGGGATCTCGAAAGTGAAAAAGAGCGCGCAACTGGCCGATGCCATCGCCCTCGCGGCCAAGTATGACGTCAAGATCATGATCGAAGAAGCCATCACCTGCCGCGAGATCGAAGTCAGCGTCCTTGGCAACGAGGATCCGATCGCCAGTATCCCGGGCGAGATCGTCCCAGGGGCTGAGTTCTACGACTACGCCGACAAATACATCAACAACGCTGCCCAGCTCATCATCCCGGCCAAACTCCCCAAACGCTTAGTCCGAGAGTTTCAACGCCTGGCCATCCGCGCATTTCAGACCATCGACGGCTCGGGGCTGGCTCGCGTGGACTTCTTTCTGGAACGCGGCACGAATCGGATCCTCATCAACGAGATCAACACGATGCCAGGCTTCACGGAGATCAGCATGTATCCGAAGCTCTGGGAGGCGAGCGGCATTCCCTACAGCCAGCTCATTGATCGCTTGATCGAGCTAGCACTCGAACGCCACCGCGAGAAATCGCGATCGCGAACGAGCTACGAAGAACTTCCCCTCTTACTCAATCGCTGA
- a CDS encoding FG-GAP-like repeat-containing protein has translation MNSRILSAFAIGIVVFALMRSPAIISASILVVDDDGQATAANCDASGAAFTSIQGAVGAAAPGDTILVCPGVYSEQVTINKNGLTVRSFDGSAVDSTPNTIIRPGELVPAAVRITGNGVTFQGFVVEDTTAGSHPHAHRGVFVQGDGNRVFNNIVRGRGATTYSDWGILVRGGGVGDGVAKDNIIEGNQVVQIHDNGILAVSVAANNAASGTIIRRNRVWGIMGNGIAVDRAPGTIVVGNTVEASEIGLLFKSTATLPASSSFFHCNNVVGNDVGAQNEATDGRIMDARYNWWGDARGPSGIGLGNGDPVMTAQVEFAPWLVNRALGPQCQIAAVTLSGEAPAIVSISFMSPVLTTLGEEGLEPNLGLVVADFEQDQIVVYLGNGDGTFRRFKSYAVGDGPVALAVGDVNQDGRTDVIVANMLADSLSIAYGRGDGTFERIVHVPVIGKRPRSIVAGDFNRDGYVDAAVANMGSNDIAIFLGRADGRLPQADTVRISDDGKPSALVAADFNRDGTLDLAVANSSSNTVVLLIGDGQGRFRQAGTWAVDEGPVALAVADLNADGWVDLASANMNAGSVSLLLSAERGGRFFRRDVLVGQVPLSLTSGEFIRGLAGIAVANFAEGTVSLVMAKNGRAFAPSTLLRALADPVSLTSGDFNNDGLLDIAVLGIVRRDPVALVNVGGGRFQLKR, from the coding sequence ATGAATAGCAGAATTCTTTCAGCATTCGCCATTGGCATCGTGGTTTTCGCCCTCATGCGAAGTCCAGCGATCATAAGCGCGAGTATTCTGGTCGTGGATGACGATGGCCAAGCTACGGCTGCGAATTGCGACGCTTCGGGGGCAGCCTTCACAAGTATTCAAGGGGCCGTTGGAGCGGCTGCCCCTGGTGATACGATCCTCGTATGTCCGGGAGTTTATAGCGAGCAGGTGACGATCAATAAGAACGGCCTGACCGTGCGTTCCTTCGATGGCTCGGCCGTCGATAGCACGCCCAATACAATCATTCGGCCCGGCGAGTTGGTCCCGGCCGCCGTCCGCATTACAGGTAATGGCGTGACCTTCCAAGGGTTCGTTGTGGAAGACACGACAGCGGGTAGCCATCCGCATGCCCACCGTGGCGTCTTCGTTCAGGGAGATGGGAATCGCGTGTTCAACAACATCGTGAGAGGTCGAGGGGCGACGACCTATAGCGATTGGGGAATTCTTGTACGAGGCGGGGGCGTCGGAGATGGGGTTGCCAAGGACAACATCATCGAGGGGAACCAAGTCGTCCAGATTCATGACAATGGGATTCTCGCCGTGAGCGTCGCAGCCAACAATGCGGCTTCGGGCACGATCATCCGTCGTAACCGGGTATGGGGAATCATGGGCAACGGGATCGCCGTTGATCGCGCGCCGGGCACGATTGTTGTGGGGAATACAGTGGAGGCGAGTGAGATCGGGCTTCTCTTCAAATCGACGGCCACGCTTCCGGCTTCAAGCTCCTTTTTCCATTGCAACAACGTGGTGGGGAATGATGTTGGGGCGCAGAATGAGGCTACCGATGGCCGCATCATGGACGCTCGATATAATTGGTGGGGTGATGCGCGGGGTCCTTCGGGCATTGGCCTTGGGAACGGCGATCCTGTGATGACGGCGCAGGTCGAGTTCGCGCCATGGTTGGTCAATCGTGCCCTCGGTCCGCAGTGCCAGATCGCGGCGGTCACGTTGAGTGGTGAAGCCCCAGCCATCGTCAGCATCTCCTTCATGAGTCCTGTCCTCACGACTCTCGGCGAAGAAGGTTTGGAGCCCAATCTCGGATTAGTCGTCGCCGATTTCGAGCAAGATCAGATCGTGGTGTATCTCGGAAATGGAGATGGAACGTTTCGTCGGTTCAAGAGTTATGCTGTCGGAGATGGGCCTGTGGCTCTCGCTGTCGGTGATGTGAATCAGGATGGACGAACAGACGTGATCGTGGCGAACATGCTCGCAGATAGCCTCTCTATTGCGTATGGCCGTGGGGATGGAACGTTCGAACGAATTGTCCACGTCCCTGTGATCGGGAAGCGCCCGCGTTCGATCGTGGCGGGGGATTTCAACCGAGACGGTTACGTGGATGCTGCCGTGGCTAATATGGGGTCAAACGACATCGCCATTTTCCTCGGACGAGCGGATGGGAGGCTTCCGCAGGCGGATACAGTCCGGATCTCTGACGACGGGAAACCGAGCGCTCTTGTGGCTGCCGATTTCAATCGGGATGGAACGCTCGATCTGGCCGTCGCGAATTCGAGCTCCAATACTGTTGTGCTACTTATTGGTGATGGTCAGGGACGATTCAGGCAGGCCGGAACCTGGGCGGTAGATGAAGGGCCGGTCGCGCTCGCTGTTGCCGACCTCAATGCAGATGGATGGGTGGATCTGGCTTCAGCGAACATGAATGCTGGAAGTGTGTCATTGCTTCTTTCTGCGGAGAGGGGAGGCCGATTTTTCCGTCGGGATGTTCTCGTCGGACAGGTGCCCTTGTCTCTCACGAGCGGGGAATTTATCAGAGGCCTCGCGGGGATCGCCGTAGCGAATTTCGCGGAGGGCACGGTGTCTCTGGTCATGGCCAAGAATGGGCGTGCGTTTGCCCCTTCCACGCTTTTGAGGGCCTTAGCTGATCCCGTCTCGCTCACGAGCGGGGATTTCAATAACGATGGATTGCTTGACATTGCCGTCCTCGGAATCGTGAGGCGAGATCCAGTGGCATTGGTGAACGTCGGAGGCGGACGCTTCCAGCTCAAAAGGTGA
- a CDS encoding class IV adenylate cyclase: MGTRDIETEVKVPVEGNPLDGLAEPDVRLVRPRHFEENWVLDFEDGRLQRAGRLLRIRRVADRGTLTFKGPSLAHPRLKVREEIETEVRHPERALAIFERLGLRPIYRYQKYRTEYRVQLPSGAALSVMFDETPIGNFLELEGDEASIWEFLERFRLRKKPLLRASYPTLYAEFCRVQGKPFGDMLFEEENVRCAR, from the coding sequence ATGGGGACGAGAGACATCGAGACGGAAGTGAAGGTTCCTGTCGAGGGCAATCCCCTGGATGGACTCGCGGAGCCGGATGTACGTTTGGTGAGGCCGCGCCATTTTGAGGAGAATTGGGTCCTCGACTTCGAGGACGGACGCCTTCAACGTGCTGGCCGCCTCTTGCGTATTCGCCGCGTGGCAGATCGCGGGACGCTGACTTTCAAGGGGCCGTCTCTTGCTCACCCCCGACTAAAGGTCCGTGAAGAAATCGAGACGGAAGTCCGCCATCCCGAGCGCGCACTCGCGATCTTCGAACGGCTGGGCCTTCGGCCGATTTATCGGTACCAGAAGTACCGCACTGAATATCGCGTACAGCTTCCTTCGGGAGCCGCGCTCTCGGTCATGTTCGACGAAACGCCCATCGGGAACTTCTTGGAACTCGAGGGAGACGAAGCGAGCATTTGGGAGTTCCTCGAGCGATTCCGCTTGCGGAAGAAGCCGCTTCTTCGCGCGAGCTATCCGACCCTGTACGCAGAATTCTGCCGGGTCCAGGGCAAGCCCTTCGGGGACATGCTCTTTGAAGAGGAGAATGTCCGATGCGCGCGATGA
- a CDS encoding NDP-sugar synthase produces the protein MRAMILAAGLGTRLWPLTADRAKAAVPFLNKPIIVRLIEYLKHYGFTDVIINLHHQGESIRRVVGDGSAWGVRVFYSEEPEILGTGGALDKVRHLLQDETFLVINGKIITDIDLHAVCDAHRRRAALATLVLMKNLQRERFSIVEVDGDGKIVRFGGMPSPQEMPGDHAPLLFTGIQVVEPEIFDFIPRGVFSHTTMDVYPRAIASGQCIAAYIAEGQWYELSTLERYLNASLAFLRREGRSFIAGEGTVIEDDAEVRESVLWERVRIGRGARLRQCIIGDDVTIPPGSDLERVAVVRAALCPSPSAGTIVGQNLLVPF, from the coding sequence ATGCGCGCGATGATCTTAGCGGCGGGCTTGGGCACGCGACTGTGGCCCTTGACGGCCGATCGCGCTAAAGCCGCCGTCCCATTCCTCAACAAGCCGATCATCGTTCGCCTCATCGAGTATCTGAAGCACTACGGGTTCACCGACGTGATCATCAACCTTCATCACCAAGGGGAGTCCATCCGTCGCGTCGTCGGCGATGGCTCGGCTTGGGGCGTGCGCGTCTTCTATTCGGAGGAACCGGAGATTCTGGGGACGGGCGGCGCGCTGGACAAAGTCCGTCATTTGCTCCAGGACGAGACGTTTCTCGTCATCAACGGCAAGATCATCACCGATATTGACCTGCATGCCGTGTGCGACGCCCACCGGCGACGTGCCGCCTTGGCGACGCTCGTGCTCATGAAGAATCTGCAGCGCGAGCGCTTCAGCATCGTCGAAGTGGACGGCGATGGGAAGATCGTGCGCTTCGGCGGAATGCCCTCTCCCCAGGAGATGCCGGGCGATCACGCGCCATTGCTCTTCACAGGCATTCAAGTCGTCGAGCCGGAGATCTTCGACTTCATTCCGCGCGGCGTGTTCTCGCATACGACCATGGACGTCTATCCGCGCGCCATCGCATCCGGACAATGCATCGCTGCCTATATCGCCGAAGGCCAGTGGTACGAACTGAGCACATTAGAGCGCTACTTGAACGCGAGTCTCGCCTTCCTCCGCCGCGAAGGAAGATCCTTCATCGCTGGCGAGGGAACAGTCATCGAAGATGACGCAGAGGTGAGGGAAAGCGTCCTCTGGGAGCGCGTTCGCATCGGGCGAGGGGCACGCTTGCGGCAGTGCATCATCGGCGACGACGTGACGATCCCTCCAGGAAGCGATCTCGAGCGCGTCGCCGTTGTTCGCGCCGCCTTATGCCCATCCCCTTCGGCGGGAACGATCGTGGGTCAGAACCTTCTTGTCCCGTTCTGA
- a CDS encoding class I SAM-dependent methyltransferase, with product MLAHEVSHRGSRWGSSSSSAIFRAWWIRFLEMADVRPGARVLDIAWETAGTALQLSRLVEPGGRVVCLSFTEAQMERLRAEARAFGLAAESKIEWRVATTHRLPFEDAQFDVVSCAAGVRHLNVPHLAREAHRVLAARGRFVLTERLLQGTPCDSLFLRLRRAFYRYIRRDSEEAEATFYTADRLAELLRAVGFAQIFVRGLERPRFQGWPVLSLVRAWKAS from the coding sequence ATGCTCGCGCATGAGGTTTCTCATCGTGGAAGCCGATGGGGTAGTTCTTCTTCCAGCGCAATATTTCGCGCGTGGTGGATCCGCTTCCTGGAGATGGCTGACGTCAGACCTGGAGCGCGGGTCCTCGATATCGCTTGGGAGACGGCCGGAACAGCTCTTCAGCTGTCGCGGCTGGTCGAGCCCGGAGGGCGCGTCGTGTGCCTCAGCTTCACCGAAGCGCAGATGGAGCGCTTGCGAGCTGAAGCGCGCGCCTTCGGCCTGGCCGCTGAGAGTAAGATCGAATGGCGCGTGGCGACGACACATCGTCTCCCCTTCGAGGACGCGCAGTTCGACGTCGTCAGTTGTGCGGCCGGCGTACGGCATCTGAACGTCCCGCATCTTGCCCGCGAAGCGCATCGTGTGCTCGCCGCCAGAGGCCGGTTCGTCCTGACCGAGCGCCTATTGCAAGGGACGCCGTGCGATTCGCTCTTTTTGCGACTGCGACGAGCCTTCTATCGCTATATTCGTCGGGATTCGGAGGAAGCAGAGGCGACCTTCTATACTGCCGATCGCTTGGCCGAACTTTTACGCGCGGTTGGCTTCGCCCAAATCTTCGTTCGCGGCCTAGAGCGGCCGCGTTTTCAAGGATGGCCCGTCCTCTCGCTCGTGCGCGCATGGAAAGCCTCATGA
- a CDS encoding LOG family protein, whose translation MHRPVISIFGSSRCQPEEWEYREAERLGRQLAEAGYTVCTGGYAGVMEAANRGAWLAGGDSWGVTVDVFSEPPNAYLSREIRTRDLLERLKVVSELAHGFVALRGGIGTLAEIALFWNLALIEQSASGRPLILLGECWDPILASFLEHLAFRPQDLSAVVCVSSAEEAVREICRRVPRGISTGAS comes from the coding sequence ATGCATCGTCCCGTCATCTCCATCTTCGGCAGCTCGCGTTGTCAGCCCGAAGAGTGGGAATATCGGGAAGCGGAACGCTTGGGCCGGCAGCTCGCAGAAGCGGGATACACGGTGTGCACGGGCGGATATGCGGGCGTCATGGAAGCGGCCAATCGCGGAGCGTGGCTTGCAGGGGGTGATTCCTGGGGCGTCACCGTGGATGTCTTCTCGGAGCCACCAAACGCTTATCTCTCGCGCGAGATTCGTACGCGCGATCTCCTGGAGCGGCTGAAGGTCGTCAGCGAATTAGCGCATGGGTTCGTCGCCTTGCGAGGGGGGATCGGGACGCTCGCCGAGATCGCTCTCTTCTGGAACCTCGCTCTCATCGAGCAATCGGCATCGGGTCGCCCTCTGATCTTGCTGGGCGAGTGCTGGGACCCGATTCTTGCGAGCTTTCTGGAGCATTTGGCGTTTCGCCCGCAAGACCTCTCGGCCGTCGTATGCGTGTCCTCGGCCGAAGAAGCCGTGCGTGAAATCTGTCGGCGCGTGCCGCGGGGGATTTCGACCGGAGCGTCGTGA
- the rocF gene encoding arginase, whose amino-acid sequence MKRPIKIIGVPMDLGANRRGVDMGPSALRIAGLQPRLIQLGYIVEDLGNLPVNIPEVLRITDPRMKYLAEVADVNRLLADRVEQVVAEGAIPLVLGGDQSISIGTIAGLASHYHRRGEKIGVLWFDAHADMNTPETTPSGNIHGMPYAVSLGLGVPELTDLKGFRPKLDPSCCVLIGVRDVDPLERENIRRSGIAVFTMRELDELGMRAVMERAIEIASRGTVGFHVSLDMDFFDPFYAPGVGTPVPGGATYREGHLAMELIADSQKLLSLEIVEVNPVLDVRNHTAEFAVELALSAFGKRIL is encoded by the coding sequence ATGAAGCGCCCGATCAAAATCATCGGTGTGCCCATGGACCTCGGCGCGAACCGTCGAGGGGTAGACATGGGCCCTTCAGCGCTCCGCATTGCAGGTCTTCAGCCGCGGTTGATTCAGCTCGGATATATCGTTGAGGACTTGGGGAATCTCCCCGTCAACATCCCAGAAGTCTTGCGGATCACCGATCCGCGCATGAAGTACTTGGCCGAGGTCGCTGACGTCAATCGCCTGCTGGCCGATCGCGTCGAGCAGGTCGTCGCTGAGGGAGCGATCCCCTTGGTGCTGGGTGGCGATCAATCCATCTCCATTGGGACGATCGCGGGATTGGCTTCGCACTATCACCGACGCGGAGAGAAAATCGGCGTCCTTTGGTTTGACGCGCACGCCGATATGAACACGCCCGAGACGACGCCATCGGGTAATATTCATGGCATGCCCTATGCCGTCTCACTCGGCCTAGGCGTGCCGGAGCTGACCGATCTGAAGGGATTCCGTCCGAAGCTAGACCCCTCCTGCTGCGTCCTCATCGGCGTGCGAGATGTGGACCCGCTCGAACGGGAGAACATTCGTCGAAGCGGCATCGCGGTCTTCACGATGCGGGAACTGGACGAGCTGGGCATGCGCGCCGTCATGGAACGCGCCATCGAGATCGCTTCCCGAGGGACGGTGGGGTTTCACGTCAGCCTCGACATGGACTTCTTCGACCCCTTTTATGCCCCGGGCGTGGGCACCCCCGTGCCGGGCGGTGCGACTTATCGCGAGGGCCACTTGGCCATGGAGCTCATCGCCGACTCCCAGAAGCTCCTCTCGTTGGAGATCGTGGAGGTGAATCCTGTGCTCGATGTGCGCAATCATACGGCGGAATTCGCTGTCGAACTCGCTCTCTCCGCATTCGGGAAGCGCATCTTGTGA
- the asnS gene encoding asparagine--tRNA ligase, which yields MKHVYVSEIAQYVGQEVILKGWLYNKRSSGKIMFPQIRDGSGIIQGVVLKTQVPERVWEDLDHLPQESSLIVRGTVREEKRAPGGYEIEIHDVEVVSVAEPYPLGKKDHGIEFLLDHRHLWLRSRRPHAVLKIRHEVIRAIREFLDSNGFVLCDAPIFTPAACEGTTTLFEVNYFEDQKAYLTQSGQLYNEAACMAFGKVYCFGPTFRAERSKTRRHLTEFWMVEPEVAYATLEDIMELAEQLVTFIIERVLERRRAELQVLERDISRLENIRPPFPRIRYDEAVERLREGGFEFSWGDDFGAPHETYLSEQFDKPVMIHRYPVAVKAFYMEPDPERPELALCVDMLAPEGYGEIIGGGQRIASLELLKQRIREHNLPEEAFEWYLDLRRYGSVPHAGFGLGIERTVAWICGLEHVREAIPFPRMLYRLKP from the coding sequence ATGAAGCATGTCTACGTGAGCGAGATCGCCCAGTACGTGGGTCAGGAGGTCATCCTGAAGGGATGGCTCTACAACAAGCGCTCCAGCGGCAAGATCATGTTCCCGCAAATTCGAGACGGCTCCGGAATCATCCAAGGCGTCGTTCTCAAGACGCAAGTCCCCGAGCGCGTGTGGGAGGATTTAGATCACTTGCCACAGGAATCCTCGCTCATCGTGCGCGGCACGGTTCGAGAGGAGAAACGCGCGCCCGGGGGATACGAGATCGAGATCCATGATGTGGAGGTCGTCAGTGTCGCCGAACCGTATCCGTTAGGGAAGAAGGATCATGGGATTGAGTTCCTCCTGGACCATCGGCATCTCTGGCTCCGCTCCCGTCGCCCGCATGCTGTCCTGAAGATCCGCCACGAGGTGATTCGCGCCATTCGGGAGTTCCTGGATTCCAATGGCTTCGTACTCTGCGATGCGCCGATCTTCACCCCAGCGGCTTGCGAAGGGACGACGACGCTCTTCGAGGTGAACTATTTCGAGGATCAGAAGGCCTACCTGACGCAATCCGGCCAGCTCTACAATGAAGCGGCGTGTATGGCCTTCGGGAAAGTCTACTGCTTTGGCCCGACTTTTCGAGCGGAGCGTTCCAAGACGCGACGCCATCTGACGGAGTTCTGGATGGTCGAGCCGGAAGTCGCCTATGCGACGTTGGAAGACATCATGGAGCTGGCCGAGCAACTGGTGACCTTCATCATCGAGCGCGTGCTGGAACGACGGCGCGCGGAACTGCAGGTGCTCGAGCGCGACATCTCGCGCTTGGAGAACATCCGCCCGCCGTTCCCACGGATCCGCTACGACGAAGCGGTCGAACGGCTTCGGGAAGGAGGCTTCGAGTTCTCGTGGGGAGATGACTTCGGCGCGCCGCACGAAACGTACTTATCTGAGCAATTCGATAAGCCCGTGATGATCCACCGGTACCCGGTAGCGGTGAAGGCGTTCTACATGGAGCCGGATCCGGAACGCCCGGAGCTGGCCCTCTGCGTGGACATGCTCGCCCCCGAGGGCTATGGAGAGATCATCGGCGGCGGTCAACGCATCGCTTCGCTCGAATTGCTCAAGCAGCGGATTCGCGAGCATAACTTGCCGGAGGAAGCCTTCGAGTGGTATCTCGACCTACGGCGCTACGGTTCCGTTCCCCATGCGGGTTTCGGATTGGGGATCGAGCGCACGGTAGCGTGGATCTGCGGTCTGGAGCACGTGCGGGAGGCCATTCCCTTCCCACGCATGCTCTATCGCCTTAAGCCTTGA